In Syngnathus scovelli strain Florida chromosome 16, RoL_Ssco_1.2, whole genome shotgun sequence, the genomic stretch acGTCACAACCAACGTGACAAAGAATGGGCGTGGCCATAAAGTGTGATTATGAAATAGATATTTAGATTTACTACAGTACCTCATAGTCAGAGTTTAGttattttaaatagttttaTCAACACCGTCTTAGCGGTAGTTAATTTACAGTATCTGCGTCTTCAACAATAAGCAATATTTTCCTTATAGACGTAATTTATCACTAGAACTCTCTGATtttggatataaaaaaaattccaggtGAGTGACGatcattataatttttttaaatgtatacgaaacaataataataatattaagtgAGATTTATTAGAGAATGTCCTGGCTGCACTCCCACTTTTGGCCACTAGGAAGAGACGCTGAACCATGAATAGTGCCCTGACGCACGGAGCGTCCCGCAGCAGAACTCCACTTGAGTCGGTACCGCACCGCCATCCTCGCGCTGGCCTGGCCGGGATGGAGAAGGACGCCCCTGGAGCGGAGCCACCCCGTCAGCGGAACGGCTTCGTGGGCATGCTTTATGGGGAGTTTACAGACACCCTCGACGACAAGGTCCGGTTCTCTGTCAGCCTGACGGAGAGCGCTCTGACCATCCAGAGGATCTCCTCATCGCCCGACCGGACTAAGGTGGTCTTCAACTTGACGGACTGCGTCGGTTGCCGGGCGTATAGAGCAACGGACAGCGCGGACGTCGGTGCCTACTTCACCGCCTATTTCTACCCCTTCAAACGGCGCTGGATGAGCGCAGGAGTGGCCCGGCAGCGAGTGGAGCAGTGTTTTCGGGTGGCGCTGGTTCAGGACCCCCGGACTAACCTGCGGGAAGCTGAACGGTGGGCTTGTGCCATCAGGGATGCCTCTGCGCAGCAGGCGCGCCGGAAAGACGGTGAGCAAGGTCACATTGTTTACATTCATGCATTTTATATGGGTCATCCCAGAATTCACAGACGATTAGGTACAGATTATAaatttcattgtattttttaaatacatataagaATAACtttgataatgttttttttcttctattataCGAGTGTCTGTataatcagacaaataaaacttTATCATAAGTAACGAGGTTGCATTGGTTTACACTCCTTTTGTCTGGTCAGAAAAAAATAGCTTTATTGTGTGAATTCTGCTTAGTCATGTatcatttttttcctcctagttagataaatagatttttttttgtaatgtataTTAACTTCTAGCTATTATTTAAAATATGTCTGTGCCCTACAATGCTCTTTGTTATATTGTGTAAATTCAAACAAGATGATTCATGTTCAAACTGACTCACAATCCTCGCAGAACTAGTTTGCCGGACATTTTTTCCGCCAATAACCTGCTGGACTTGCTTGGTAGGTGAAACATGAAGATGAAAAAGCATTCTAGACTAGCATACATAACTGCGTTAGTAATATGGGCCAAAGTTAATCAATTAATCATCCAACCACTCAGCTTTCCATATTCGACTTGTTTTCCTGCACATATTCTacattggaaaataaaattacCACAAAAAAGATGATGCACAGATTTTCATCTACCCAgtctatttacatttcaaactaCTGCACTGTCAACAAGAGCGTCGCTGCTGCTCACACTCTATTCATCTGCGCAATCAATTCCCACCGAGGATTTATTGTTGATGTgaggaaaatgaaaacacatCTGATTTCCACAGCTAAAACTGTCTAATGAGGTCCCGTCCTCCTTTGCCTCCCGATCTAATTAGCCTCTCATCTTGGATTACAATGAGGTGTTAATTAACATGTAAACAATATGGGAGCTGTTTACTCTGCTAATTACGACATCACTCATATGGAAGGGACTGTTTGCGTGCAACCGTCAAATTGATAACTGGGCAACCATTTAGGATGTTGCTTGCCAAAGATGGAAGTggcgaaataaaaataaaatctgtgCATCCAGCCTCCTGATGGTTTGCAGTCAGCAGGAGTTTGGCAGACAAGTGAAGATGGTAACTTGAGCGGTATCAGTGGCGCTTGGTGTCTGTCGTCCGATTGGCTTATCATTGATCCAGTTTGATGAGAATCTCGTGAAGATTTTACACATCTGTAAATTATAATCTGCTTTAGCATTCCAAATCTAAAGTAGCCTGTAAAACAGAATACTGTTGTGGTAGTAAATGGCGCTTCTGTCGTAAAGGGTGAATGAAAGTCAGCGTGAATTGTTAATCCCTTATCGAGTATTTATCCTAAAGTTAATTACATTTCAGCTTGCTGCAGATGGTAAGGTTGGATTAAAAGAGCAAGAGAAGAGCACAGTGCaagttttgtattattttaaatagtCTGCAAATGAGAAGCATTAAAATACACTACTGATTGACTTCCAAGTTGTTTTGACTTCAATAAATACTACACGTTGGAGACGAGGAGGTTCTCAGTTCAAATTTTGCAGCTCCACgtcaccgaaaaaaaaaaatcaggatggTTGGATTACATTTTTGTCATTCTCTTCCACAGTTGAATTTCCACCATTGTACAGCATCTGATATTCTGGAAGTGAGAACGTCCTTTGTGCTTtgatacaaataaaaacaatgctgACCGTGTGTGGCTGAATGGAGGCACAGTTCGGGCatgtgcatgtttgtttttccacCCTCTCCTCACGCCTCCTGCTGGAATCACACCTCTGTAGCACATTGCCAATGTGGAGTCACATGCAGCTAAATCCTGCAATGCATTGTGGGTAATAGGTTTCAAGATGGATATAGTTTGGTTTgtgatacacaaaaaaaagaggaatCTGATTGAAGCACACTCAGATCAATTCATGAATTTAATTCCCAGGGATCACCAATTTGGAAATACGGCGGCCTTGCAGAGTCATGATCCTGGTCAACCCTCTGAGTGGACGAGGCCAGGCTCTCCAGCTCTTCACCGGTCACCTGCAGGGCATGCTGACTGAAGCCGACGTCCCCTACACGCTTGTCATCACAGGTCGgtaaagcacacacacaaaaaatatttctttagtcTGAAATTGAATACATGAGGTAGTCTGGCATCACTCACTTCCAGTTAAATTCTGTTTTACAAAACCTTAAAGAGGAAATCACCCCTCAATTTTTCTTTATAAGTGCAACACAACTAGTTGAAACACGATTTTCTGATTAATATTTcatttgtggtaattttttattAGGTTTCctctataattataaagtgtaaTATTTGTAAATTACTATAACCTATCTTAAATGCACTTTTTTGACAATCACGACAAACGACATAGAAAATAAATGGCTATTTTTTTCagcctttttttaaatcaagacaTAAAGCCAAAGAAGCGAGCATCTCTGGGTGGGAGGGATTAAACTTTTAATCTCAGCAAGGGACCACTACACTGACAACTGGGCCATCCAAGCTCCCACTTACACACTCTTAATTCGGAATAGCCTAACAAATTTGTAGATGTGCATCATTTACTCCACTGAAgccgctgcaaaaaaaaaaaaaaaaaatacataaacacaCTCATGACTGGTTTCTTAAGTAACTAGCCAGCCCCAAGGTTGAGGTTAGCGTGTTAGTCAGTCACTCCTGAATAGGAAAGTGGTAATGCATCATCTTGAGAGCTGGCAGCCTTCAAGTGCTGACTTGGCTAGCTAAGCAGTTTGCTGCTTCTGCCGCTTTTGTCTGTCAGCACAACGCACAGCATCCCATCGACGCATCCTGACATACTGTACAAACAAAACAGAGCAAGGGAATGATTGTTGTGTGTGTCAATGTGATCAATATTGTAGTCGTCTGCATCGATTTGTGCTAATTTAGCTGTCTCCGTTCTTGTATGACTTTCCCTTTTGTTTGCCATTATTAACATGCTGCTCACGGGAGATCAATACTAGAAAAGATCCCCAAAAATGAACATACAATCTAATAcagtgcatttttatttatgtaccgtattttccggagtataaggcgcacctaaaaaactccaattttctcaaaagccaacagtgcgccttataatccagtgcgccttatatatggacaaagttttaaaatgggccattcattgaaggtgcgccttataatccggtgcgccttatagtgcggaaaatacggtagtgctTTAACAACAGTTGTCGATTTTACAGGTTCTTGTTTAATCGCGTGTCGCTACGGCAACAGTGTAGCTTTGTTTTTACTTGTCATGTCTTCTTCCACTGCTTGTGTGTAATCAGAGCACCAGAACCACGCACGGGAGCTGGTGAAGAAGGCGGACCTGTCACAGTGGGACGCTCTCGTTATCATGTCAGGAGATGGGCTGCTCTTCGAGGTACTTGGACTAAATCCAGCTTGTTTCTATTCTACGCCtgactattattttttttttcaaacaggtgATAAACGGTCTGATGGAGCGTGACGATTGGCAAGAGGCCATCCGGATCCCTCTGGGCATTCTTCCAGGTGGCTCTGGAAACGCCCTGGCTGCTTCTGTCCACCACTACTCTCAGTGAGTTGGTCTTTTAATGAGTCATTTAAATGCATAGGCAAAAGAAGAGCCAAGAAAAATAATTACTGGGAAACAAAGTGATTTATCTTCTTCCTATGCTCTGAGCTGACTGGGCACATCATCTATCTAAAGGGAGGAGAGATACAGGAGAGGTCACTTAAGGCAGAGGGAATGATGTAATagttgacagatttttttttttttcttctaacttGTGTCTCTCAGGTCACCCCCGGCATGGAATGAGGAACTTCTTCTAAGCTGTGGCTTTATGCTGTGCAAGGGCCTGGTCGGTTCTTTGGACTTGGTGTCCATCCACTTGGCTTCCAAACAGCGTGTCTTCTCCTTCCTGTCCCTGGCTTGGGGATTTGTGGCTGACGTGGACATCGAGAGCGAGAAGTACCGCCACGTCGGGGCCATCCGCTTCCTGATGGGTACTTTGGTACGCTTGGCGTCGCTCCGAGTGTATCAGGGTAGGTTGGCCTACCTGCCCGTGAAGGAGAAGCCCGACCTTTCGTCCACTCCTCAGCGACCCTCGCTGTGCTCCTCCCTCCCTTGCCAGCTCATTCCCAATTCCTCGCCAGCACACAAACCGCGCCGCCATTGCAACAACTTCAACACCATCAGCAACTCCTCCATTCACGCCAAAACACCCGAAACTCCCAGCGACGGCAAAACCCGAGCACCAGTGGATTCTCTGCTCCCGGGACTAGACCAGCCGGTCCCGGAGAGCTGGACTGTTGTCAAAGCGGAGGACTTTGTCTTGGTGCTGGCAATTTACCAATCCCACCTGGCTGAGGACTTGTGGGCGGTCCCCGGCGCCACGGCGGACGACGGAATCATCCACCTCTTTTACGTGACTGCGGGGATCTCCCGCCCCGCCCTCTTGCGGCTTTTCCTCGCCATGGAGAAGGGAGCGCATTTAGCATGCGACTGCCCCCACCTGGTCTACGAGAAGGTGCTAGCGCTACGCTTGGAACCCATCTCGAAGGAGGGGGTGATCACAGTGGACGGCGAGACGATGGAATACGGGCCGGTTCAGGCTCAAATCCACCCCGGACTGGCCAGACTCATATATGGATGAAGGCAGATTATGTTAATCTTCTAGTTGGAGAGCTTTCAAGTTTGGCCTTTTCACTCAGTGTTGATCTCTTTGTATACGCTGTGCTTTCATAAGTGCCAAAGACATTGAATCAGCCTCGGAGAATTCTTCTATTTTTATActgaagcaactttttttttttatcatccctGCCCTTCGATTCAGGGTccaaattgcaaattgtttctTCACTGCTGGCTGGTTCCAGCGGAACACACTTGAGAGATTGTGTACACATTTAACACAATGTATGTGTGCATGAGCACATTGTTGCCGTGGCAGAGGAGTACATTGCGCACTCTGCTGTCAGACCTCATCAGCGCCGCACATATGAAGACAAgcacattttttcccccccatattCCCGATGGAATAGTCCAAGCCTCAGAGCAGGAGAAATCCCTGAGAAGATTTGAGCTAATCTTtgtgtatgcaaaaaaaaagattgttccAGAAAGGCCAATTTGGGTTGTTGCTCATTTGATGGGATTGATCATCTTCTCTTAAATTGGAAGATTGTACTCACCGTCTTGGTTCATGAGCCATCACCTCATGTGTCCTTATTAGCTTCATTTctgcataattttttttttttaagtgacactaaTTGGGTGCATAAAAGAAGCACAAGGTCTGGTGTGTTGTGTTTCTTGCAATCTTTTGGCTGGAGGGAGTTGGGAAGTGTTTGGACTTTTATTTTTGGCCGTGTTTGATTAGCCTCAGGGTCGAGGAGACGGCAAATGTTAACAGGATCATCATTGGCTCATCGACACTGGTCATGCACAAATCATGTTGATGAATGGTTCCGCTGACTACGTTGCACAGGTATGCATGCGGCAGCTGAATATCATCATGCAGAGGCAACGGAGGATCTTAGATGACCTTTAAGGCAATTTCGTCTTCCTTGACAGCAGATAAAAGGACAACAGAATTACGGCAAAGCTGAAATGTCAAATGTTAACATTCATGGTCCGGCTTCTCTGTGTCTTCAGAGGGAATGATGAtctaaaaagtctgcacacccctgttcaaaatgCTACAGTGAAGCTTTAACctgtaattttaatttttatatttatttatttttttaaattatgggtGGTGGAAAAACACATCATTCAAAACCtgacatttgaacaggggtgtgcagactttttagaAATTGCGTGTTTACTTTTTACAGTATTTCTATTGAGGGCCTAAAATAACATCTTCCTCTCACACATAAATCAAAATCATTCCCAATTGCAGAAGAACTCTCATTGTCACCCAATAACCTCTCACAATAACCTCTAAAATGATATATATTTTACTTTTGGTATAATAAgaggtttattttttgtgtgagTGAGAAATACTTTTGTATATGTGAGTTTTTTTTATGGTTTGAGTTGCTGAATGTTTTGTGTTTAAAGGTTTAAAGGAGTTTGAAGTTTGTGTTTAAAGGAGTGAGAGATTTTGTATGAATGTCAATTTTgtttattaattaaataattgatttattttgctGAATTTGAGAGGGCTTGTTGGTGTGTATGAGAGTTTTTGGGTCAgcgtttcattatttatttggtGAGTTTTGGGTGCGTGTGAGGTAAATGTTATTTTTGGCCTATACAGCATCTCACCTTGGATCGCAATGTACCTGAAGTAGacttgaccgaaaaaaaaaaaaatctcattgcaGTACCCAGTTCTTTTTAATTCTTGCATTTAAATTAGCTTCATAATGCTGCAATAGGAAGAAAAATATTGCATCCTTGTTATCAAGGCGCTGTATGAAAACATATTACGCTAATGCATCGTCATGGTTACGCACAACTTACAGTAAATATTGCTATCTGGACTTACCCTGAGCTTTTTGAGTTATATAATGCACTCTCCTCAGACTGCCACACATCTTTTTTACTTAAATCTTAAGGATTAAAGCACACTTGTATTAGAAtttgatggggggggggataaaaaaataaaataaaataagcctCCGGCATCTTATTGtaacttactgccagaaatatTTACGCGAACCTTGCATAGAATATGTAAACGAATGCTCTTGGTAGGATGTTGTTGCACTTGTGGTTCGCTATAATAAATTATTCCACTTGCTGCTGGAATGCAGCATCAGTCTGAACACAATTAGAATGGCTAGTGTCTTTGTCATGAGATATTATTCATAATTTAGGAGACGTCTCACTGAGTTATGTGCAGAAATGAGGTCACTGATGCAGTGAGGTTTGCTGTTAGATTTTAAaccgacatttaaaaaaaaaaaaactttttggagcAGGATATGGTACTGCTGGACTTGAGCTCTCATTTATGAGACGTACATACAATCAGCCTGAAAAATAATTTACAGATGCAGTAGGAAATTCAGTTATTGTTTTGTCTTTAAACATGCTGGTAAATGAAATGTAAATGCAGTAGATCTGTATACTGTTGTTCAGTATTGCTTTATGTTGATAAGACAATAAATTTTGTAATATCTGGAAAATTGTGTTTTAAATGTGTGCTTTTAaacaaatacataagtaaattatTTTAGAGATATATTGATACATTTAACTGCGTAACACCACTCAATCACCACTGATTATATAATAATCCATAAAGAAAAAGCactttgtttattattattattatttctattatcgttagatttaatttatttttgtgtggattgcattatgtgacaatGCTGATAAAACATTGGCCGATTTATCTCGCCTAAATTcctcaaattaaaaccaaaagctgtttttttttcttcttgacaTATGACAGTTTGGTGTTCCAACGACAGAGGGCGCTAATTGCTCAAAAATGAGTTTTCTTGGTAAAACCACGACACGCGTGGAAGAACTGCAATGTATCCTTTCTTCCGCTTGGTGGAGACAAACACTACGTGATATACCGATTATGTTTTTTAAGCGACAGCGTGCTTGTGTGCAGGTATGTCAAGTTTGTATTTGTATAACAGTATATACCTTTTTATTGTTCCACTGAATGCATTACGTAATTATTTGTGACATGTCCAAACCTCTAATTGATAGTCAGAGCAACAACATAGGCGAGACAAAGACGACTAGACAACAAACAGGTAAAAGCCaacgcccaaaaaaaaaaaaaaaaaaaagacaaacaagtCTTGAAAACAACCCACACAAGCAGGAAACAACAAATCTCAGCACATTAATTAGCACAACTAAAACCAACACAGCTGGAACCTGGAGATAAACTGCTTACGTACTTCAATGTGCACTATTGTACAATACAAAACCAAATAATGCAATGTGAGCCAATTAAAAATCCCACTGTGATTTATTTcatatttgtttacattttgaatcTGATTGATGCTTGAGAGGTTCTGACTCCCATCATTCTTAAGGCTAGGATATCTTTAATcccataaatattttttttgtgaggcAACCTTAAAAGTCTGCTCATATTTTATTTAGTGTCCCCTAGCAGTTGTTAGAAGGTGTGCAGATGGATTCTTCCAGAACGCCACGTTTGTCTGTGACAGCTCAGCTTCAGTTTTTCATTTAGCAAAAAGCATGAGGAAGTACACCTCAGAACTAATTAGTTAATTAGCTGTTTGGAGAAAATGAAGTCATAAATTCATCTTGAATCTTAATCATTGGCAGATTTACACATTGTAGACACATGAAGTGGAAACTGTTAAGACTGCAATTTTAGACTTAACTCCATATGTGTAGAAGTCTCACATTGATTAGGACTTTACGAGAATGTCTCCAACAACTAGTCTATTGTCATGATTCATCAGATATATTTTTTGCAGACATGAGCAGTTTGTGCATCTGATCATGTGTACACTGTTTCCCAGAAATTCCACAGTCTTCTGTGAATTTGTTTGACCTCAATGAAGAGGTCAGAGTAGACTCACATTTAGGTGTGACACAGTATTTAGATTCAGCATAATGAGAAACAAGCAGGTTGAGTCATAAATGCTGGTCAATGTAAGTTTCTGGCCTGACTTtacacaggccactttattaggtacacttacaGGTAATCATTTACATTGCATTAATGTAAGActtctatttgttttatttttattttttatttttatgaagtAGGTTAATTAATTTATAAAGAgcaagtcaagaaaaaaaattggctttTTAATTACGTTTTATACACtgccactagtctaaacatggtAGTGTGATTAATAATGTGTTTTTGGAATATAAAaatctcatttattttatttttttgtcccgAGGTGGGCGACCATTttgcacttgctgtcgactgaaaatgacatcacaatgcCTTGGGACTCAGGTAACGACCAATCACAGCTCGGTTGATGGCCCAAGTGACACAATTCCAATTGTTTGCTTTGATATGATGTAATTTGTgaaattaatattaatattaatatctccagtttttttttttaataacaattcAAGTTTCATCTCCTGCCACATTCAAATTCTCTCTGTAAATCGATTGGACACTCTGCCAGATGAAGTTAGCACAGGTATGgcctctggaaaaaaaacacatgaagtCAGCTTCCGTGCcacttggaatttttttttttttccccgggtGGAAAGTGTGCCTAAAAAGCAATTTTTGGTGCTTGCCGAGTTGCTCAGCATTAATCCCGCTTGGCTGCTTTCTCAGCAGACTgatctttgccccccccccgtcACATCTTCAAACCAGTCGTGCGGCATCTGCAAGTCAAAGCTTTGCGTGACGATAGCGTCTGACTCGGCGGTGTTCTTAAAATATTTTTCGAAACATATTCATCCTGTcgtctgtgaaaagaacacattTGCACTGACCCGCGTGTGCATGATCAGAAAGCTGATTGAAAATCTAATCACGCTCGTTAACGCTCGACTCATTCCACGTTAATGTGAAATCCTTAATTGGTGTACACGCCAATTAATTCATATCATGTCTGGCAGGGTATCTCTAGTGATGGTGTGTTTTGTTATCTTTGTATCTCCATGCGGCTGTTGTATCATCATCATCCCACCTCCATTGAGTAGAATCTCCTCTCCTATGTTTGTTGATGAGACACGAGTGTGTCTGATGGCAAAGTCAAGTCTCTCATCACCATGTAAATGGCTTCAGGGAGACGAGATGATTGCCATCCAAATGTAGATTTGAATGCGAGCTGCATCCAATTCCGGGAATTGCAGGATGTTTTGCACACGAGTAAACGTTCGCCGTGTGGGCTTGGCCTAACTCCCTGTTCAGGTTTGACAAACGTTATCAGTCCAGACAATAGACGGCTTACTTTTCTTTGCAAGTCATCCGTCATCGGTCTTAGCTGATAGCATCAATATGTGCCCATCCCCCGCTCCATCTTGCACGTCCTCCCTCTGCTTGTTGAAACGATCTAAATTGAATATTAACTACAATGTGGTTCAATATGCATTCGAAGAATTGGACGGTGGATTAACACCGTAGTCTTATTTAAGACACTCCAAAAAAATGGCTAGATCAACTTCTTAGATATTTAATCCGTCCCTGCTTGTTCCGCCGCGAGGCATGCATGCTCTTTGGATTTAAGTCAGTTTGAAGAGTCTTTTCCGAGCTGCTCAGAAGAAGTCATCCATGATTTAAGAGCTAATGTCGAAGAATTGAGGTCACCTGACTTTCTAgagtcaaaaagtatttttgactATTGTCGGAAGAATGGCTTGGAAAATATGCACCTGAAAtcctgaaaaaataaaaatacttttgaATAGATTTGTTCATGGTAACGTTCAATTAGTAAGACATATTTCCTGCTGGGAATAAATCAACTCACTAATCCTCATTTACACATCATttgagatgcaaaaaaaatgtttcagtcaATAAATAGCAGCCGTTTCGTTGACGTCTTCAACGGCTTTATTTGTCCTGAAAACAAAGACAGATCACCACTTTCAAACGTTGCCTTTTTATCCGTAcataggcgttttttttttctgccaagaCAACTGTGAATATATAAATAGTAACAAGAAAGAAAACACAACTTGAATTCTTAAGTCactaaatcatttcaaaaaaatCACACGTACCGGAATAACAATAGCAGAGTAACAGAACATTCTGGAAAACAGAATATTTACCTTCAATGTACTTTAAATGTAAAGTGCACCATAAGCGTCAACTGGAAAATAGCCCAATagtcacaaaaacaaacaaaatgttcctgtttgatttttaaatgttatttcgTAACAAGACTTTCAAAAAGCAACTTATTGATGCGAATGCGCGAACAAATATCAATGTAATTTGTCCTCGTCTCCATTATTTTTCTGGAACGATTAAAAACAACTCTTAGGTGTGTCGTCTTGTTGCTGAACTGTCTGGCTTAACCAGTCAGACAGTGTGACGGAAAACCAAGTTCATCTAATTAACCGTCGGATTAAAAGTCTTCTTTGTTTGGTTGTCCTGAGAATAAAACGAAAACATCTCTGGAAGCAAGTTGACAAGTCATCCGGTTTTCTGCCACATCACTGAAACCTGCTCGGATAATTCAAGACTCAATGTAGTAACGGAATACGGAATTCAACTTTAGCGTTTCTACTCAGTTCCTCTGCTGAGGTAGCTTTCGGGGGAATGAGGAAGAAGCTCGTTTGCTTTAGACGAGAATGTTGGTGCACTTCTCAAAAGTCTAGCGTTAGCATTGTTGTACAACCTGAATAGGAAGTTATTGACAGGAAAGCAAAATCAAATCGCTTTATTCCTGTGTTGAGTGTGCTTTATTGACGGTAGAACGTAAGAATCTATTTGCGTGACTTCATCCATCGAGATTTTCCAATCGATGACAAACCGTGTCCGCATGTAAACGGATTTTATCCGTTCTGACCAGCGACCTCTTTAGCCGACCCATCTCTGTTGTCCACATTGCCGGATCCCGATCCCCTCTGAGTTCTCGACTTTCTCCCGAGAGCTTGATTTTGGGCTTCCTTTTCTTTCTCCAAAGTCTTTGACTTTACTTCAACATTCCACCTCTCTTTCCCTTTGGAATCTCGATTGGCCGTCTTTTTGATTCCGCTCTCTCGACTTTTCACGTCCTCCTTCTCCCTCGTTTTCACTTTCTTCTCAAGACCTTGCGTTTCTTTGCTCGAGGTCGGCTTGGTTTTGGGGTCAAACAACGCAACGTACGCGGTGTAGTCTAAGAATACAGAACTGGATTTGTTCGACGTTTTCGTTTCCGTGTCATCGGCGGTATCCGCTTTCCCGTGTCTTTCAACCTCTTTGATTGGCGAGTCGCTACATTCGACAAACTCCTCAGAGGTGGAGGAGCGATTGGAGTCATCTCTCGAGCGACCTCTCTCG encodes the following:
- the LOC125983526 gene encoding sphingosine kinase 1, with the protein product MNSALTHGASRSRTPLESVPHRHPRAGLAGMEKDAPGAEPPRQRNGFVGMLYGEFTDTLDDKVRFSVSLTESALTIQRISSSPDRTKVVFNLTDCVGCRAYRATDSADVGAYFTAYFYPFKRRWMSAGVARQRVEQCFRVALVQDPRTNLREAERWACAIRDASAQQARRKDGITNLEIRRPCRVMILVNPLSGRGQALQLFTGHLQGMLTEADVPYTLVITEHQNHARELVKKADLSQWDALVIMSGDGLLFEVINGLMERDDWQEAIRIPLGILPGGSGNALAASVHHYSQSPPAWNEELLLSCGFMLCKGLVGSLDLVSIHLASKQRVFSFLSLAWGFVADVDIESEKYRHVGAIRFLMGTLVRLASLRVYQGRLAYLPVKEKPDLSSTPQRPSLCSSLPCQLIPNSSPAHKPRRHCNNFNTISNSSIHAKTPETPSDGKTRAPVDSLLPGLDQPVPESWTVVKAEDFVLVLAIYQSHLAEDLWAVPGATADDGIIHLFYVTAGISRPALLRLFLAMEKGAHLACDCPHLVYEKVLALRLEPISKEGVITVDGETMEYGPVQAQIHPGLARLIYG